The Oncorhynchus tshawytscha isolate Ot180627B unplaced genomic scaffold, Otsh_v2.0 Un_contig_2517_pilon_pilon, whole genome shotgun sequence genome includes the window CCCGCCAACGAGAAAAAGTAACAAAATTCGGAGGGAAACGGAGTAGCCTAGCCCTTGTcactctgctgcctgcctgcctgcctgcgggCGGGCGGGTGGTTGGGTGGGGGCGGGCTTAGGGCTgacttgtctgtctgtccctccctcactCCAATTGGATAAGGGCACACCGGTCCGGTGGCCAATCGATGCCTCTTGTGGCGAGGTATAAGTACGGCTCTCGAGGTGGCCAGCGCCTCATTCAGACTttctgtgacatactgaagctaCCAAAATGAGCGGAAGAGGCAAAACCGGAGGCAAGGCCAGGGCGAAGGCAAAGACACGTTCATCCCGTGCCGGGCTCCAGTTCCCCGTGGGCCGTGTGCACAGGCTGCTGCGCAAAGGCAACTACGCCGAGCGTGTGGGCGCTGGCGCACCAGTCTACCTGGCCGCAGTGCTCGAGTACCTGACTGCTGAGATCCTGGAGTTGGCCGGAAACGCTGCCCGTGACAACAAGAAGACTCGTATCATCCCCCGTCACCTGCAGCTGGCAGTCCGTAACGACGAGGAGCTGAACAAACTGCTTGGCGGCGTGACCATCGCTCAGGGTGGTGTTCTGCCCAACATCCAGGCAGTGCTGCTCCCCAAGAAGACTGAGAAGGCCGTCAAAGCCAAGTAAAATAAAATCGCTGGTGCGGCTGCAACTTGACTACTCAACccccaaaggctcttttaagagccaaCCACCTAGCTCAGCAAAAGCGCAAAGTGTCCTTTCTATGCCTGGCCAACTATTTGGCGTGtttgttagatacacacacacatatacacggcACAGTATCAAGTGCCCACATGAGGCCTAAATGAAGAATAACAAGTACTAGGCTAGAATGAGAGAGCATTATTGCGCGTAAAGTGTAACGTTGCTCGCGGCCCTAACAAAAGACCCAAGCGCGCCTCGGCGAGGGAGGGGGTTGCATTTTGGGGCGTCACGGAGAGGCCGAGCCTCCCGTCCAATGGGCGGCGGAGGAGGCCTCCGCAACGGGCCAATCAGGGCGGTGCGGAGATGGTGACCAATCAGCAGACGCCGCTGCCGGCTTTATAAACTTCACATAGGCATTTGGAGGCTATACTCCGACTGTGAAAGAAGGAAGCTAGCTAGCGCCATGGCCAGAACCAAGCAAACCGCTCGCAAATCCACCGGTGGCAAAGCACCCAGGAAGCAGCTCGCCACCAAGGCTGCGCGCAAGAGCGCCCCGGCCACCGGCGGCGTGAAGAAGCCTCACCGTTACAGGCCCGGCACCGTGGCTCTTAGAGAGATCCGTCGTTACCAGAAGTCCACTGAGCTGCTGATCCGCAAACTGCCTTTCCAGCGCCTGGTGCGAGAAATTGCCCAGGACTTTAAGACCGACCTGCGCTTCCAGAGTTCCGCAGTGATGGCCCTGCAGGAGGCAAGCGAGGCTTACCTGGTCGGCCTGTTCGAGGACACCAACCTGTGCGCAATCCACGCCAAGAGGGTGACCATCATGCCCAAGGACATCCAGCTGGCCCGTCGTATTCGCGGAGAGCGCGCATAAACGATGACCTGATCTCCAAAATCccccaaaggctcttttaagagccacCTCCATATTTCAGTCAAAAAGGCACAATTGTTCCATTTGTATACGCCCTTTCCCACCGTGTTCCCTGCTCTGGAGTCCCTACAGAccgtggttcgattccaggctgtatcaccaccggccgtgattgtaaataagagttggttcttaactgacttgagtCGTTTCAATAACGCTCTCTATATGTGATTAGATGTATGCCTAGAGTAGAAGAGGGGAAAAATACAGTAGCAGTAATGAGTGATAGTAATGATATAGGGCAAAAAGTGGCAAAAATGGTCACTAATGTAGCTAAGAACAACTGACTTAGAAAGTCCCATGTTGCAGTGCCGCTGATGAGAGGGGAAAAGTTTACCGTGGAGCACGGAGGCCATCTAGTGGTTAAACGCGGGTACTGTCAGCGTGTGAGCACGTCATAGTGGCTCCCTATTGGTATTTGATCTTCaggccagcgtttcccaaactcggtcctcgggtcCCCAAGTGGGGCACGTTGTGTTTTTTCGAATCCAATTGCTCTTGGAATGTAACATGCTCGAGTATGTCTTTTCCTTTGTGAAAATGGCCATTCAATCATTTCTGGGCCATGTGACATTCCTCGATGGCAAAAAAATCCAGGCTGATCCGATCATTACAACGTTAGCTGTGTGCACCCCATAATTCATGCGATTGACTAAGCTATTGAAAGTCAAATGCTATATCTCTGTCCAGCGCAAGTGAAAGGTGGTCGAAAAAAAGTGGTACCAACGTTTTGGTTGAAGGTACAGGAAATGTTGTAGGCCACCAAATTAGACGTGATATTATTAAGTCGCCCttttgtgcttgtttgtgtgaGTGCATAGGTAAGTTGTTTCGATATGGTGGAATAAATGGAGAAATGAAAGGAATGTATTTAGTGGGATGAATTGAGTGTGCGATTGAATATTCCAATGCCATACCCATTGTTAGTCCTTTAGACTAGATCCGACATCCCTTAAGAGAAAAGGTATCAGGACAGCAGGAATCAATAGATGTAATCATCAAGGGCTTGCAAAAGAGCTGTACTACTAACGTAACAGGGCACAAGCAGCCGGGATGATTGCCCTATTAGTAGTTGACCAATTACAAAATAGCAATCACCAATGCAGGCAGGTACGTGTTGATTGCTGCATTGGCTTCGTAAATAGGCTTCATAAAGAACTAAATGGCTCAGCACATGACACCTTCACAGTGGAGAATATTTGATACCACTGACTCCCGTTGAGTAGAGTCGTGTGTCTTTG containing:
- the LOC121844725 gene encoding histone H2A; amino-acid sequence: MSGRGKTGGKARAKAKTRSSRAGLQFPVGRVHRLLRKGNYAERVGAGAPVYLAAVLEYLTAEILELAGNAARDNKKTRIIPRHLQLAVRNDEELNKLLGGVTIAQGGVLPNIQAVLLPKKTEKAVKAK